Sequence from the Paenibacillus tundrae genome:
TGATTTCCTAATAACCCAGGGAGAACTGCTCTCCCAATTTATAAGAATTATTGCTATTGATCAACGCGGTGTACTGAGATCTGATGCAATTACAAACGAGGAATCGTTCGGACTTATGGACATTATCTCAGATTGCGAAGTTGTGCGTGAGCATTATAATTTGCAGCAGTGGGGACTAATTGGTCACTCTTTTGGCGGTTATCTGGCGGTGAAGTATACGCTTCTACATCCGGATCGAATACATAGCATCATTTTAGAGTGTCCTACCTTTGACTTGGTAGATTCGTCACGTTCTTTATTGAATGCTAGCTCGCGTCTGTTTGAACAAGATAATAGAGTAGTGGAAGCAGAGCGATGCAGGGAAGTGATAGCATTGCAGGATAAGTATGAGTTATGGCATGCGAGTACCCAAATATTACAGCAGTTAGGTCATCGCCGAGATGAATTATATGTTTATGGTCCCGATAAGCACTTTTTTGATCAAATGATTAGTGCGTCTCCTATGTCGGAAGAAGAGTGGAGCAGAGCGAGTGTGCATCAGAGTAAACTGATGGCTGAAGGTGCCATATTGGAATCGTTAACCCAACAATTAGCTCAGATGGACTGTCCGATGCTGCTTATTCATGGATCCAGTGATCTGGTAACAACTGACCATCAAGTGAATTGTTTTCTTCACAGCGGGGAGAAACGAACTTACGTTACTATTGACGAAAGTGGTCACTTCCCAAGATTTGAACAAAAGAAGAAGTATGCAATGGAGATTCAGCAATTTATTATGAGCCTACATGAACTGAAATAGACCCGAGGAGGACGGGATAGCATGAATGAAATTGCAATGCCCCGATCGGCAGCACATCTGGTTGAATCGTTGCGAATGACCAATACTGGAACTTCTGTTTTTATCGAGATTCTAGTCCTCAGTGGTTCTTATATCGCGGAGACAG
This genomic interval carries:
- a CDS encoding alpha/beta hydrolase, with the translated sequence MIKITTYIMNQGKKIYVEAVGEEHLPTFLYLHGGPGTGCYDFLITQGELLSQFIRIIAIDQRGVLRSDAITNEESFGLMDIISDCEVVREHYNLQQWGLIGHSFGGYLAVKYTLLHPDRIHSIILECPTFDLVDSSRSLLNASSRLFEQDNRVVEAERCREVIALQDKYELWHASTQILQQLGHRRDELYVYGPDKHFFDQMISASPMSEEEWSRASVHQSKLMAEGAILESLTQQLAQMDCPMLLIHGSSDLVTTDHQVNCFLHSGEKRTYVTIDESGHFPRFEQKKKYAMEIQQFIMSLHELK